The genomic segment CTGGATGAATTGAAACGGTCGTAATTGCATATACGACATTATCGGATCTGCAAATTGACAATTATTCCGTACTATAGGTAAGGGTAAAATCACAAGAAAAAAGGCACTTAAACTGTAAAACAGGAAACTAATTATCAAAAACGTACGCCAAAAACTAATGTACCCATATTTTCGGTATTGGTAGATTGCCCAAGGCAAAGTCAAAAATGATGCGAGCATAAAACAGACAATAAATGCGATGAAAATTGGCATTATATGAGTTTGCAATTAACCCCCCCCTTCCTAACCATTACCTCTAACGTATTCTTGAAATGAATCCCTTTTATCGGAAATGGCACCCAATCCACTTTTACATGAAAGAGTGCCACTTCGAAATTAGAACTATTCGTAAAGTTAAAATCAATTATAGTGCGGCTTTCACCGTTTTCCGATAATAGCCGACAGTCAAGAATGCGAATACGAGGTAAATCAATGCATAAAGGCCCATAGCAATCGTTGTAGGTACTGTAATATCGGACATGAATAGGAACGACGCCGCTTTTATCGCAAAGATAGAATGCAATAGACCAATCAGTAGCGGCAAGCCAAAGACAAATACTTGTTTGCGGATAATTCCGCGCATAATATCTTTAACCGTAAAGCCAAGTTGACGAAGTGTTGCATAACTTTTTTTCTCTTGTTCAGCTTCCGTCATTTGTTTGAAGTACAAAATACTACCTGTTGAAATTAAGAACACCAACCCTAAAAACCCGGCGATAAAGATGAGAAGTCCATTACTTTGCATGGATTTTACATACGTCAAATAATAATCGGTGCCGTATGACGACACGGTGTCTTGATTTGGGTTACGGATAGAAGAAGCAATGGCAAGTTGGCCTTTGTCTACTACATTAAAAACGCGGACATTCCTTACTATACTCTCTGGGGTCATCTCTACTATTTTTTCTGGTTTCATCGTTCTTTTATACTTTTCAAAATCGGCATCACTCACTACAAGTTGAGATCCCCAAACTGCGTTCACAACGTCCCCTTCACCATATTTCACAGCGGTAAATATGCTTTCTGTTTCACCGCTTGTAATATACATCTCGAATGGTATCTTTATATCTTTTGCCATAGCCACCATGGAAGCATTATGAAAAATGACAGATCCATCTTTTGGTGATTCAACTTCGAGACCTGCTTTTCGTAATTGCTTAGCATTTACAAAATAGGCATTAAAAATTTCTTCCCTCATATCAAGAAATGCAGGGAAAACACCTTTTTCATGAGTTCCTTCCACTCCGAGTAACTCGATTGTCCCAGTTGTATAATCAATTCCATTTTCTTTTAACTCAACCTCAAAGTCCACTGCAGATATTTCGTTGTCTGAAAGCGGTGTTGCCACTCCTTCTTCAAACGCAAAATCGAATGGCATCATGTAGCGCGTTTCTTTTTCCGTTGAATAATAAAGCGAATAAGAACCTGCAAGCATCGCTAATGTCATTGCAGATAAAACTGTAATAATGGTGAGCGAGTTCGCATTCCCTTTTAGACGGTGCATGAGTGAGGCAAGTGACAAACTATTGGAAAGTCCTAAATGTCCTTGCTTTCTCTTTCGTACTTGATAGAACAACCAACTGATTGTCACGCGGAATAGAAGATAGGTTCCTAATATCGTTGAGAATAAAACGCCAAGCATATTAAAGAATAACAATTCATTCAACATATGTGCCGATAACCAATAACCAAAGACAATCAATCCGATACCAAGAAAAGCAAGTATTGCCGATAGCCCACTTTTCGGCTTCTTCGGCTGTTCCCCTTGTTTGTCTGCATTGAATAGGCTAAGCAATGTATTACGATACACTTTAAACACCATTTGAATCGATGTAAGCGCAATGATAACCACGAATACAAGTGCTGTCTGTAAAACGGCCCCCATCGAAAACGATAGCTCTACAATGTCATTAAAGCCGACCAATTTCATAAGTATCAATAAAAATACTCTGGATAAAAGCATCCCGACACCGATTCCGATAACGAGCGCTCCGGCTCCAAGAAGTGTGTTTTCAATAATAAGGAGCCGTGCAACTGCCCCTTTCGTTAATCCAATCAATTGATACAGTCCA from the Sporosarcina psychrophila genome contains:
- a CDS encoding ABC transporter permease; translation: MTALTLFDLVIRSMRKNIKHYYLYFFALIFSVVLYFVFATLQYDSAVIEQANSSMKMDSAFKVAGILVLFIAGIFVIYANSIFLRRRSSEIGLYQLIGLTKGAVARLLIIENTLLGAGALVIGIGVGMLLSRVFLLILMKLVGFNDIVELSFSMGAVLQTALVFVVIIALTSIQMVFKVYRNTLLSLFNADKQGEQPKKPKSGLSAILAFLGIGLIVFGYWLSAHMLNELLFFNMLGVLFSTILGTYLLFRVTISWLFYQVRKRKQGHLGLSNSLSLASLMHRLKGNANSLTIITVLSAMTLAMLAGSYSLYYSTEKETRYMMPFDFAFEEGVATPLSDNEISAVDFEVELKENGIDYTTGTIELLGVEGTHEKGVFPAFLDMREEIFNAYFVNAKQLRKAGLEVESPKDGSVIFHNASMVAMAKDIKIPFEMYITSGETESIFTAVKYGEGDVVNAVWGSQLVVSDADFEKYKRTMKPEKIVEMTPESIVRNVRVFNVVDKGQLAIASSIRNPNQDTVSSYGTDYYLTYVKSMQSNGLLIFIAGFLGLVFLISTGSILYFKQMTEAEQEKKSYATLRQLGFTVKDIMRGIIRKQVFVFGLPLLIGLLHSIFAIKAASFLFMSDITVPTTIAMGLYALIYLVFAFLTVGYYRKTVKAAL